From the Peromyscus leucopus breed LL Stock chromosome 8b, UCI_PerLeu_2.1, whole genome shotgun sequence genome, one window contains:
- the Higd1b gene encoding HIG1 domain family member 1B: protein MSANKGWWVPPEGEDNLSEKFLRKTRESPLVPIGLGGCLVVAAYRIYRLKARGSTKLSIHLIHTRVAAQACAVGAIMLGAMYTMYRDYMKRVSEDPDK from the exons ATGTCTGCCAACAAGGGCTGGTGGGTGCCACCTGAGGGTGAGGACAACCTGTCTGAGAAGTTCCTAAGGAAGACCAGGGAGTCTCCACTGGTGCCTATAG GCCTAGGAGGCTGCCTGGTGGTAGCGGCGTACAGGATTTACCGGCTGAAGGCTCGGGGTTCCACCAAGCTGTCCATACATCTGATTCACACCCGAGTGGCAGCACAGGCATGTGCCGTGGGTGCCATCATGCTAG GTGCCATGTACACAATGTACAGAGATTAtatgaagagggtgtcagaggaTCCTGACAAGTAG